One Bradyrhizobium sp. ISRA464 genomic window carries:
- a CDS encoding DUF2849 domain-containing protein: MTSPLEQKKIRITGPSVVTANRTWDGAVVYRTAQKGWSTDLPDAAIVSTSDDARALLADAVADDVGAVGAYIAPVELKDGGKIKPGNLREHIRAKGVTIDLRVPA, translated from the coding sequence ATGACCTCTCCGCTCGAACAAAAGAAAATCAGGATCACTGGGCCGTCGGTGGTGACCGCCAACCGCACCTGGGACGGCGCCGTGGTGTACCGCACCGCGCAGAAGGGCTGGTCGACCGATCTGCCCGACGCGGCGATCGTGAGCACGTCCGACGATGCACGTGCCCTGCTGGCCGACGCGGTGGCCGACGATGTCGGCGCGGTCGGCGCCTATATCGCGCCGGTCGAGCTCAAGGACGGCGGCAAGATCAAGCCCGGTAATCTCCGCGAACACATCCGCGCCAAGGGCGTCACCATCGACCTCCGGGTGCCGGCGTAA
- the cysG gene encoding siroheme synthase CysG, whose amino-acid sequence MRYLPVFLDLQRGKVLLVGAGELARAKLRLLVAAGADVRWYATDGDRDLAGLAAGEAARIERVEGDPLAADLSDVIAILCAGAGDVGVAMSARAKAVGLPVNVMDDLAHSSFIFPAIVDRGDVVVAVGTGGASPVVARRVRERIEAVLPARIGDLAGFIGRFRKSIHAHIPEFSLRRRFWERIVDGPIGALVLAGRNDEAEQALTAIADPAAFAGANNEGQAEGHVTLVGAGPGDPDLLTVKALRALQDADVVFYDELVSPEILDRIRRDAARIPVGRRVGKPGIGQDAINKLMIEAAKSGQRAVRLKGGDPFVFGRGGEEIEALRDAGIAFSVVPGITAGLGAAAQFEAPLTYRHEALRITFLTAHKARDAEVVDWSVLTDRKMTVVVYMGTTAAPSIRAGLLAAGRSPETPVGVFARVTRPDAKAAVGTLARLPELVKKIDGGPAILIIGDVVAHSAPWRQSNLNQVITELLEAAQ is encoded by the coding sequence ATGCGATACCTGCCCGTCTTTTTGGATCTGCAACGCGGCAAAGTGCTGCTCGTCGGAGCTGGCGAGCTTGCGCGCGCCAAGTTGCGCCTGCTCGTGGCTGCGGGCGCCGACGTCCGCTGGTATGCGACCGACGGCGATCGTGATCTCGCGGGCCTCGCAGCAGGCGAAGCGGCGCGCATCGAACGCGTCGAGGGTGATCCGCTCGCCGCCGATCTCTCCGATGTCATCGCCATTCTGTGCGCCGGTGCGGGCGACGTCGGCGTCGCGATGTCGGCACGTGCGAAGGCGGTTGGCCTGCCGGTCAACGTGATGGACGACCTCGCGCATTCCAGTTTCATCTTCCCGGCGATCGTCGATCGCGGCGATGTCGTCGTTGCGGTCGGGACCGGCGGCGCGTCGCCCGTGGTGGCTCGCCGCGTGCGCGAGCGCATCGAGGCGGTGCTGCCGGCGCGCATCGGCGATCTCGCCGGTTTCATCGGGCGCTTCCGCAAGTCGATCCACGCCCATATTCCTGAGTTTTCGCTCCGCCGCCGCTTCTGGGAGCGCATTGTTGACGGTCCGATTGGCGCACTCGTGCTGGCCGGCCGCAACGACGAGGCCGAGCAGGCGCTGACCGCCATCGCCGATCCCGCCGCATTTGCCGGCGCGAATAATGAAGGACAGGCCGAGGGCCATGTGACGCTGGTCGGCGCCGGTCCGGGCGATCCCGATTTGCTCACCGTCAAAGCGCTGCGCGCGCTGCAGGACGCCGACGTCGTGTTCTACGACGAGCTGGTGTCGCCAGAGATTCTGGACCGGATCAGGCGCGATGCCGCGCGCATTCCGGTCGGCCGCCGTGTCGGCAAGCCCGGCATCGGCCAGGACGCCATCAACAAGCTGATGATCGAGGCTGCGAAGTCGGGCCAGCGCGCGGTGCGGCTGAAGGGCGGCGATCCCTTCGTGTTCGGCCGCGGCGGCGAGGAGATCGAGGCGCTGCGCGACGCCGGCATTGCCTTTTCCGTCGTTCCCGGCATCACGGCCGGCCTCGGCGCTGCTGCGCAGTTCGAGGCACCGCTGACCTATCGGCACGAGGCGCTGCGCATCACCTTTCTCACCGCGCACAAGGCGCGCGACGCTGAAGTCGTCGATTGGTCGGTGCTGACCGACAGGAAGATGACTGTCGTCGTCTACATGGGCACGACCGCGGCGCCCTCGATCCGCGCCGGCCTGCTCGCCGCAGGGCGCTCGCCGGAAACGCCGGTCGGCGTGTTCGCGCGCGTGACGCGCCCGGACGCCAAGGCCGCGGTCGGCACGCTCGCGCGGCTGCCCGAGCTGGTCAAGAAAATCGATGGCGGTCCCGCCATCCTCATCATTGGCGACGTGGTCGCGCATTCCGCGCCCTGGCGTCAATCCAACCTCAACCAAGTCATCACAGAACTGCTGGAAGCTGCCCAATGA